GAACGCGAGGGGCGCGCACTGCGCGACCGCGAGGATCGCGATGGTCGCGCCCTGCGCCGGGGACATGCTGCGCGAGGTGCCGTCCGCCCAGACGAGGGCGGCGAGCACGCCGAGGAGCAGCACCGTGAGGACCGCCCAGGCCGCGGCGGCGGCCGCGTCCCGGGCCGCGTCCGTGCGGATCCCGACGCGGCCGAGGGCGGCGCGGATCCCCTCGGCGAGCGCCCCGCGCGGACGGACGGCGACGCGGGCGGTCGCCACGGCGGCGTCGGGCGCGGGAGGGGTCACGCTCCGAGCATGGCAGGCGGGCCGGCCGCCGCCGTCGCCCGAGCCGTCGCCCGCGTCGGCGCGCATCAGTAGCTCACGCTCGGCGCGAGCAGCCGGAAGCCGACCGCGAAGGCGGCGACGGCGACCAGCGCGAGGAGGACGAGGATCCGCCCGGCGACGATCCACGCGCCGCGGCGGGTGCGGATCGCCTGCCAGACGGCGAGCGCGGCGGGGATCGCCGCGAGGGCGCCGAGGAGCTGCAGCCCCTGCAGGGTGCGGAGCGCGCCGGCGGGGACGTCGACGAACGAGAGCGCCTGCACGGCCGCGGCCGACCAGCCGAGGAGCGCCACGAGGGTCACGGCCTGGCCGATGCGGGAGAGCAGGTGCGCGCGGCTGCGGCGCGGTCGCGATGCGGCGGGGACGGCGGCGTCGGCGCGGGCGGCGCGACGTCGGCCGAGGCCGGCGATCGCCGTGGCCGGCCACACGACGACCGAGACGAGGAGCACGGCCACGGAGGCGAGCAGCAGCGGCATGACCGTGGACGCGACCTGCCACGGCTCCGCCCGGAGCATCGTGAAGGACCCGCCCCAGGAGATCGCGTCGACCGGTCCGCCGTCGGCGGAGGCGCGGGTGGCGAGCACGGCGTCGCCGCCGACCTCGCGCCACAGGTCGTCGCCCGCCTTCTCGTAGACGCCCGTCGTGACGCCGAGCGGCTTGGGGGTGACGGCGATGGTGCCGTCGGCGCGCGGCACGATCGAGGTCTGGCCGCTGAGGTTGAGCAGCGCGCCGGGGTTGGAGAACGGGGAGCGGGAGGAGAGCCAGGTGCCGGCGAGCGCGGCAGCGGCTTCCGGGTCGCCCGTGGGCGCGGCGGTGGATCCGGCCATGCCGGCGTCCGCGCGCAGGTAGCGGTCGGCGAACCCCTGCAGCACGGTCGTGCGGAGCTCCAGGGTGTCGACGGCGTCGCGGCCGTTGCCGTTGAAGGTGACGAAGATGCCGGCGTCGCTGTCCGGGAACATGCGCATGGCCGTGTGGAAGACGTTCGTGTCGCCGTCGTGGCCGAAGGCCGGGACGCCGGGCTCGCTGTCGTCGAAGAAGGCGAGGTCCATGCGCTGGCCGGCGGCGAGGGTGCCGAGCTGGTCGGCGCCCAGGGCCGGGCGGTGCATGTCGTCGAGGGTGGCGGGATCCAGGAGCGCCTGGTCGGCGGGCAGGTCGCCGAGGTGGCCGAGCATGAAGCGGGCCATGTCGGTCGCGGTGGCCGAGAGCGCGCCGGCCGGGGCCGCGTTCACGACCTCCGTCGGATACGCGGGCTGCGAGTCGTCGGGGTAGCCCTTCGCGAGGCGCGCGTCGAGGTCGGCGGGGAGCGGCTGCGCGAAGGAGGACGAGGTCATCCCCGCGCGGTCGAGCACCTCCTGCTGCACGAGGTCGACGAACGGCGTCCCGGCGACGCGCTCGGCGACGTAGCCTGCGAGGCTCGCGCCGTAGTTCGAGTACGCGGGGGTGGTGCCGGGGACGAAGACCTGCTCCGGCGGATCCGTGCGCATCACGTCGCCGAGGTCGCGCTCGCTGCCGGGCACGCCGATGAGGCCCGTGATGACCTCCTCGAACCCGGACGTGTGGGTGAGCAGGTGCCGCAGCGTGACGGCGCCCTTCGGGGTGGCGAGGTCGAAGTCGAGGTACCGCTGCACGTCGGCGTCGAGGTCGAGGCGGCCCTCCTCCACGAGCTGCATGACGGCCGTGGCGGAGACCACCTTCGAGACGGAGCCGACG
The genomic region above belongs to Clavibacter phaseoli and contains:
- a CDS encoding serine hydrolase domain-containing protein; this encodes MDTTPRSTPAAPNRGRRPRRLAATVGALALALALPLAAGAATAATPADPPPPAPPQHQQGGHDLTKDDLDAWLDGVVGSALPTTGIPGAAVSVVADGQVLTSRGYGLADTGTEGSPARPVDPDDTLFRVGSVSKVVSATAVMQLVEEGRLDLDADVQRYLDFDLATPKGAVTLRHLLTHTSGFEEVITGLIGVPGSERDLGDVMRTDPPEQVFVPGTTPAYSNYGASLAGYVAERVAGTPFVDLVQQEVLDRAGMTSSSFAQPLPADLDARLAKGYPDDSQPAYPTEVVNAAPAGALSATATDMARFMLGHLGDLPADQALLDPATLDDMHRPALGADQLGTLAAGQRMDLAFFDDSEPGVPAFGHDGDTNVFHTAMRMFPDSDAGIFVTFNGNGRDAVDTLELRTTVLQGFADRYLRADAGMAGSTAAPTGDPEAAAALAGTWLSSRSPFSNPGALLNLSGQTSIVPRADGTIAVTPKPLGVTTGVYEKAGDDLWREVGGDAVLATRASADGGPVDAISWGGSFTMLRAEPWQVASTVMPLLLASVAVLLVSVVVWPATAIAGLGRRRAARADAAVPAASRPRRSRAHLLSRIGQAVTLVALLGWSAAAVQALSFVDVPAGALRTLQGLQLLGALAAIPAALAVWQAIRTRRGAWIVAGRILVLLALVAVAAFAVGFRLLAPSVSY